The bacterium genome segment CCCCAACTGCTTGTCAAGATCGTCACGGTCCGTGACCAGGACCATCCGGGGATCCCGCACGTCCGGATCCAGGGCAAGGTTGCGGGCCAGCATGATCATGGTGAGGGATTTTCCGGAACCCTGGGTGTGCCAGATGATACCGCCCTGTCGGCGTCCCTCATTGTCGATCATTTTTACGCGATCCAGGGTGGATTTTACCACAAAATATTGCTGATAGCGGGCGATCTTCTTTTCGCCGTTATCAAACACCGTGAATTTCCATGTCAGTTCCAGCAAGCGTTCGGGACGGCAAAGGGAGAACAAGGCGATATCCTGATCCGTGATCCTGCGATTTTCCCGGGGTGTCGGCTGTTTTATCTCCAGAGCGTCTTCGATCTTGCGCCGGACGTCTTCGGGCAGCGCTTCATTGACGTATGCTTGCAGACGTTCGTGGTTTTGGCTGCCCGACGCCATGCCGGTTTCTTTCCATACGGCCCAGAATTTTTCCTTTGAACCGACGGTGGCATAACGGTGGGTGTTCTTATTGACCCCCATCACCAGCTGGGCAAAGACGAACAGGCGGGGAATATAATCGTCGCCCTGGTTGCGGATGGACTGGGATACGGCCTGCGCGATATCCGCTTTGGGAGATTTGCACTCAATGACCGCAAAAGGGATACCGTTCACGAACAGCACGATATCCGGGCGCGCCGTTTCCATGCTGCGGTTGCGCTCCACACTGTATTCCACCGCCGCGTGAAAGGCATTCCGTTCCGGATGATCCCAGTCGACATAGTTCAGGGTAAAGCTCCGGCTGTCTCCGTCAAAACTCTGGTCCAGGGCTGTTCCCAGGGTCAGCAGATCGTAGATGTTCTCATTTGTCTTTAAAAGGCCGTCATATTTTACGCCCTTGAGCTTCTGAATGGCGGATTGAATGTTCTCTTCGCTGAAACGGTAGTGATTGTTTTTATAACTGATACGGTTGATCCGTTTCAATTGCTCGCCGAGGATGCCCTCCAGCAGTACCTGGGAATATTTATCCTGCCGCTGGCGCAAAGCCTCCGACGGGGAGATAAAGGTGTAGCCCATGGCAACCAACAGTTCCACTGCCGGCAGTTGGGAGAGATGTTTTTCGTTGATGATGAAATTAGTCATTAGTTTTTTCTATATATTGTTTTATTGAATTTGTTTTATAACAATTTAAGAGTTCGTTTAATTGCTGATATGACGGATCTGCAAATATATCATACTTATTTTGCAAATAACTCTTTACGGTTTCATCAGCTTTTTTTAGACGCCAAAGCATAGGCTCAATAACTGTTTTGTTATGATCAAGATAACCTTTAATTTCATCAAGGGTTAATGCAATATAATAACCATTATGACTTCCCGATATAATGATACCAGAGTCACGTATTTTGCCAATAATTGATGAAGAAAATGTTTGTCGCTCAATTTTAAATCCTTCAGCCTTTAGTCGCATAATTAGAGTATCAGCTGTAATCGCTTTGTTGGTTTGTATGAATTCTTGAGTAAATATTAAATAACTTACAACCCTTGATTGCATAACTTCTTCTTCTATACCGGAATCTTCATATGTTTCAATAAATTTAATGGCTTTATTTAAAGCACATTTTTTGTAGTATTTATTATAATCTTCTTCATATTCAGGGATGGTGTCAGATTTGGGAATAATATTTAATGGCCAGCATTGAATTCCGATTTCTTTGTTTTTTAATAATTCCCAGAATTTACTCGCATAACTCAAATCTTTATTTTCATCAAAGCAATATGTTAATGAACCTGCCACTAAATCTGCTAATTGAATCAGAGGTTCATCTTTGCTATTTTTCATTTTATATGATACTTGAGTGAACAAATCTGGGAATTTTCTATCATTAAAATATTTTTGGACACTATTGATATATTCTTCAGAACCCATTTCATCAGCAATGATATTTATATTGTAATTGTCTGAAACAATTTTATTGTAAAGTAATCTACTGATATATTTGTAATATGTTTTTTTGTATTTTAAGCCTGAATCTTTATAAATATTATTTTTATTAACGATCAGGGCAAAATATGTAAACGGGATGTCTTGAATTGTTTCTAAAAATAGCTTGCGACGAGTATGGTTTGTACCGACTTTATTACTTTTTATTTCGCTTCCATTGTTGAGTTTTTCAGAAAGTGATTTCATTTTTTCTTCAGCAATAGATACATTTTTTTGCTCTATTAAAATCGCGACACAAATATATAAATATGAAGTACCTTGTTTGTCGAATTCTAAAACATTTGTGCCTGATTCATCAATGTAAGCATTTAACCATGGGTACATATGTTGTCTCTTATTTCTTCACCATCAAATACTGATATCTCACACTTTTTTTCCCGTCAAATTCAATACCTACACTAATGACAGTATTTAATTCGGGATGCTTTTTTGCATAGTCAAGAGTATAGTCCCCCAGACAAAGAAAAATATCTTTTCTGGATTTACCTTTATTAGGTATATAATAATGATAAGCCGTTTTCCTTGATTTGCTTGTTAATGTTAGGTCTTTTTCTTCTTTATAACCTTCAGCTTCTGCTTCATGAATTAAACTCATAATTTTTTGACCATGTAAAATCCTTACTAATCTACCGGTTTTAGCCAATTCGTGAGCTATTTGATAATACAATTTTGGATTAATGATATTTTCAACATTTTGTATAGAAATTTCATTATAAAGATTAGAATCAAAATTATGACAATGATCAATTATACCATCAATAATTTTACTATACTTGTAATCTTCTGAAATAATACCTGCGAATCGTTTTTGGTAATATTCTTGTTGAATGAACAAGTACACATCTTCATTATCTTTTTTGGATTCACCGATGAATTGACGATATTGTTCTGTGAGTTTAGAAAAATGGTTTGCGGCTATATCTAGAAAATCATCTTCATTATGCAATAATATGTTATTTGCAGTAAGAAACATATGCCTCATATCATAATAATGTAAAACTTCTTCAGCCGTATCAAAAATACTACAAACTCGGTTAAAATCTTTAAGTGACATAATTTGAAGAGAATGATTGTGTTTTTCGTAAAATTCCTTTGTATAACCCGATATATCAATCTGGTGTTTATCCGGTTGGTCAATTAATACCAGACCATATATATATTTATAATCCTCAATATTAAAATCAAAATTGCCTCTACGAGTATCTTTAATTATTATTACTTTTTTTCGTTTTAAATAGTTTATCGATCCACTTAA includes the following:
- a CDS encoding DUF3800 domain-containing protein codes for the protein MYPWLNAYIDESGTNVLEFDKQGTSYLYICVAILIEQKNVSIAEEKMKSLSEKLNNGSEIKSNKVGTNHTRRKLFLETIQDIPFTYFALIVNKNNIYKDSGLKYKKTYYKYISRLLYNKIVSDNYNINIIADEMGSEEYINSVQKYFNDRKFPDLFTQVSYKMKNSKDEPLIQLADLVAGSLTYCFDENKDLSYASKFWELLKNKEIGIQCWPLNIIPKSDTIPEYEEDYNKYYKKCALNKAIKFIETYEDSGIEEEVMQSRVVSYLIFTQEFIQTNKAITADTLIMRLKAEGFKIERQTFSSSIIGKIRDSGIIISGSHNGYYIALTLDEIKGYLDHNKTVIEPMLWRLKKADETVKSYLQNKYDIFADPSYQQLNELLNCYKTNSIKQYIEKTND
- a CDS encoding type I restriction endonuclease gives rise to the protein MTNFIINEKHLSQLPAVELLVAMGYTFISPSEALRQRQDKYSQVLLEGILGEQLKRINRISYKNNHYRFSEENIQSAIQKLKGVKYDGLLKTNENIYDLLTLGTALDQSFDGDSRSFTLNYVDWDHPERNAFHAAVEYSVERNRSMETARPDIVLFVNGIPFAVIECKSPKADIAQAVSQSIRNQGDDYIPRLFVFAQLVMGVNKNTHRYATVGSKEKFWAVWKETGMASGSQNHERLQAYVNEALPEDVRRKIEDALEIKQPTPRENRRITDQDIALFSLCRPERLLELTWKFTVFDNGEKKIARYQQYFVVKSTLDRVKMIDNEGRRQGGIIWHTQGSGKSLTMIMLARNLALDPDVRDPRMVLVTDRDDLDKQLG